In Candidatus Vicinibacter proximus, the following are encoded in one genomic region:
- a CDS encoding gliding motility-associated C-terminal domain-containing protein, producing MKRLILLFSIYTSLVCGLIAQCNFKVDAGKDMLVCRPGDMVTLNGKITGNPKEFFWEPTINLSGPKSLTPKVTVFGPMTYYLVAKGLDPTNLIINGTFSSGRTGYTTDYAVGSTPCYGFGYLDCEGTYDVITNPQLGHSAWGSCGDHTSGGGLMMVLNGAASLQNVWCQQVPVIPDMDYEFSFWCTSVSPASPAILQVSVNGSTVGPIFNSSGAVCAWEKFFATFNSGGNTSIEICIVNQNTATGGNDFAIDDIVLNKICEIRDTVEVDVQEIIAEIEEPEIITCDKYIIQLNGNGSSKGPGWTYQWTASPGKILSGEKTLQPTIDGPGTYNLTVCSPLPNCCKTVTVEVMGNKTPPVINLSTKDTIGCGKNFALIKTTTSDQDVTYDWNGPNGYNADVKDPLVFEAGTYYVTVTDAYNCKRVDSIKIIGRADNPKIVLNANSIDCKTDSSFLSVNSSIPNSSFEWSGPKGKTKMGPNWTTADSGLYYVKTTTPSGCIRFDSVYVAVDKNKPQIDFLLDTINCLHDSATLTVNRSSKYRDLFISGSGGFLQQDSFTYKFFKAGKYKFTLQSNNFCQDSVEVDIIQDTEKPLLSSKDDTINCLRRVSTLTGQTNDPGAVLNWKDPFGNRYQQKDLTVDYGGDFIFSAVSKNGCADSILVKVSLDTIAPKLNVSTDTLNCLHPDFKVKHNGDSTQWIFDWSGPGGYSSKETFPGISKSGNYTLKVYSLNFCESKIDFTVQEDFIRPKLTGKDDVLNCLLDSISLVANAVDHNGTLEWKWNNNYFSGTLNPFVKNPGDYVLIASNKNGCKDSLMIKIIVDRDKPDLSVKGDTLNCAIKNISLSAISTKDSLSYLWSGPGTFNSNQPNINVSFGGVYKIKVTNPRGCSSELDYTVIQDTVVPRFILNGDSLNCKKTIADLSFATGSMNSLVIWTGPGNFNSTLNAIKVNRGGFYILSLQSPNLCVYTDSILVVQDTAKPNLIVSGDTINCIQRNIILQAQTSSASSVIEWTTPAGQKQNTRNLTTSAGGRFSVRVTADNFCTQDAILDVLVDTLKPVIQTVDDTISCRNVQGDLLVRLQNLQDKIKWTGPGGFTSNLPFEKTNIPGLYQLSVTSANGCTTQGLLNIFADTTRPQITAHADSINCKNLESTLNVFGDLSGNRISWTDAQGKNISNQAVHKVSTAGIYQVSVENPVNGCKTIKPVRVIEDANLIKDVNLKTISPICGDLFGSISILSLVGGHGNYKYSLDQGLTFSNKPDFSKLSPGFYDLLVVDDAGCEFIKNFEIIQTPFITTDLPPELQLDLGSEERLLLTINIDPSKIKSVEWSPVVGLSCSDCLNPVAKPLVNTDYTVKVIDENGCASISLIKVKVKTPDVYVPNVFAPNGDNIHDRVFVYGPDNEVIKINVFQIFDRWGEKVFEIKNTFPNLPDHGWDGNFKGQKCNPGVYVYWVEVEALNGKKWTLKGDITLLR from the coding sequence GTGAAAAGATTAATCTTACTTTTTTCTATTTATACTTCGTTGGTTTGTGGGCTTATAGCCCAGTGTAACTTTAAAGTCGATGCGGGAAAGGATATGCTCGTCTGTCGTCCGGGGGACATGGTTACTTTAAATGGGAAGATCACAGGCAACCCAAAGGAGTTTTTTTGGGAGCCTACCATCAACCTAAGTGGGCCGAAATCACTAACCCCTAAGGTTACCGTATTCGGACCCATGACGTACTATTTGGTTGCCAAAGGTCTTGACCCCACGAATCTCATCATCAACGGGACATTTAGTTCAGGAAGAACAGGATATACGACAGATTATGCTGTTGGTTCTACGCCATGTTATGGTTTTGGGTATTTGGATTGTGAGGGAACTTATGATGTAATAACCAATCCTCAGTTGGGACACTCTGCATGGGGTAGTTGTGGGGATCATACCTCCGGAGGTGGCCTGATGATGGTGTTGAATGGTGCCGCCAGTTTGCAAAATGTTTGGTGTCAACAAGTACCGGTGATACCGGATATGGATTATGAATTTTCTTTTTGGTGTACTTCTGTTTCTCCTGCATCTCCTGCCATTCTCCAGGTAAGTGTGAATGGAAGTACCGTAGGCCCTATTTTTAATTCAAGTGGTGCCGTGTGTGCCTGGGAGAAATTTTTTGCCACGTTTAACAGCGGAGGAAATACGAGTATCGAAATTTGCATCGTCAATCAAAATACCGCCACAGGTGGAAATGATTTTGCCATTGACGACATTGTTTTGAATAAAATTTGTGAAATCAGAGACACAGTAGAAGTAGATGTGCAGGAAATTATTGCGGAAATTGAAGAACCTGAAATCATTACTTGCGACAAGTATATTATTCAGTTAAATGGAAACGGATCTTCCAAAGGTCCAGGTTGGACTTATCAGTGGACCGCTTCTCCCGGAAAAATTCTCAGCGGTGAAAAAACCTTGCAACCTACGATAGATGGTCCCGGAACTTACAATCTGACTGTATGCAGTCCTTTGCCAAATTGTTGCAAAACCGTTACAGTAGAGGTCATGGGAAATAAAACTCCTCCTGTGATAAATCTCTCTACCAAAGACACCATTGGTTGCGGAAAGAATTTTGCGCTGATCAAAACAACTACCAGCGATCAGGATGTTACCTATGACTGGAATGGCCCTAATGGTTACAATGCGGATGTAAAAGATCCGTTGGTTTTTGAAGCAGGTACTTATTACGTTACTGTAACAGATGCCTATAATTGCAAACGTGTAGATTCAATCAAGATAATAGGGCGAGCGGATAATCCAAAAATTGTGTTGAATGCCAATTCCATCGATTGCAAAACGGACAGCAGTTTTCTGAGTGTAAATTCTTCTATTCCTAATTCAAGTTTCGAGTGGAGCGGTCCAAAAGGTAAAACAAAAATGGGTCCCAACTGGACTACCGCAGATAGTGGCCTTTACTATGTGAAAACCACAACACCTTCAGGATGTATTCGTTTTGATTCTGTCTATGTGGCAGTGGATAAAAATAAACCACAAATTGATTTTCTTCTGGACACCATAAATTGTCTGCATGATTCGGCAACCTTGACGGTCAATCGCAGCAGCAAGTATAGAGATCTTTTTATTTCCGGGTCAGGAGGATTCTTACAACAGGATTCCTTTACCTACAAATTTTTTAAAGCCGGAAAATACAAGTTCACACTGCAGTCCAATAATTTCTGTCAGGATTCCGTGGAGGTGGACATCATACAGGATACGGAAAAGCCCTTGCTTTCTTCCAAAGATGATACCATCAATTGCTTGCGACGTGTTTCCACATTAACTGGTCAAACAAATGATCCGGGGGCAGTGTTGAATTGGAAAGACCCATTTGGTAATCGCTACCAGCAAAAGGATTTGACAGTAGATTATGGCGGTGATTTTATTTTTTCTGCGGTTTCCAAAAACGGATGTGCCGACAGTATTCTTGTAAAAGTATCCTTGGATACGATTGCACCAAAATTGAATGTTTCCACAGATACCTTGAATTGTTTGCATCCGGATTTTAAAGTAAAGCATAATGGAGACAGCACGCAGTGGATATTTGATTGGTCAGGTCCGGGTGGCTATTCTTCAAAAGAAACTTTTCCGGGAATATCCAAGTCTGGTAACTATACTTTGAAAGTCTATTCACTTAATTTTTGTGAAAGTAAAATTGATTTTACCGTACAGGAAGATTTTATCCGGCCTAAATTGACAGGGAAAGATGATGTGTTGAATTGTTTGCTGGACTCCATCTCTCTTGTTGCCAATGCAGTGGATCATAATGGCACATTGGAATGGAAATGGAACAATAATTATTTTTCCGGAACGCTAAATCCTTTTGTAAAAAATCCGGGAGATTACGTTTTGATTGCCAGTAATAAAAATGGATGTAAAGATTCCTTGATGATAAAAATTATTGTGGACAGAGACAAGCCCGATCTTTCTGTTAAGGGCGATACCCTCAATTGTGCCATAAAAAATATCAGCTTATCGGCAATTTCAACTAAGGATTCATTAAGCTACTTATGGTCCGGCCCAGGTACTTTTAATTCTAATCAGCCAAACATTAATGTATCTTTCGGCGGAGTCTATAAAATTAAAGTCACCAATCCAAGGGGATGTTCTTCGGAATTGGATTATACAGTGATACAGGATACCGTTGTGCCAAGATTTATTTTAAATGGCGACAGTTTGAATTGTAAAAAAACCATTGCAGATCTTTCTTTTGCAACAGGGTCCATGAATTCGCTCGTTATTTGGACTGGTCCGGGAAATTTTAATTCCACGCTTAACGCAATCAAAGTTAATAGAGGAGGTTTCTACATATTAAGTTTGCAATCACCAAACCTTTGTGTTTATACCGATTCCATTTTGGTGGTACAGGATACTGCGAAACCTAATTTAATTGTATCCGGAGATACGATCAATTGCATCCAAAGAAATATAATTCTTCAAGCGCAAACTTCTTCTGCCTCTTCTGTGATCGAATGGACTACACCTGCCGGTCAGAAACAAAACACCAGAAATTTAACCACTTCAGCAGGTGGTAGATTCAGTGTCCGGGTGACTGCCGATAACTTTTGCACCCAGGATGCAATATTGGATGTTTTGGTAGATACTTTGAAGCCGGTGATTCAAACGGTTGACGATACCATTTCCTGTCGTAATGTGCAGGGAGATCTTTTGGTTAGACTACAAAATCTACAAGACAAAATTAAATGGACAGGACCGGGAGGATTTACAAGTAATTTACCGTTTGAGAAAACAAATATTCCGGGATTGTATCAGCTCAGTGTCACATCAGCAAATGGTTGTACAACCCAGGGATTGTTAAATATTTTTGCCGACACAACACGCCCTCAGATTACTGCGCATGCGGACAGCATCAATTGTAAAAATCTTGAATCCACTTTAAATGTTTTCGGAGATTTATCCGGCAATAGGATCAGCTGGACAGATGCTCAGGGAAAAAATATTTCCAATCAGGCCGTGCACAAAGTTTCCACCGCAGGAATTTATCAGGTGAGTGTTGAAAATCCTGTGAATGGCTGCAAGACTATTAAACCGGTTCGGGTAATTGAAGACGCCAATTTGATAAAAGATGTCAATCTGAAGACCATCTCCCCGATCTGTGGAGATTTATTTGGTTCGATCAGTATTTTAAGTTTGGTAGGTGGGCACGGTAATTACAAGTACTCCCTGGATCAAGGTCTGACATTTAGCAACAAACCGGATTTCAGTAAATTGAGTCCAGGCTTTTATGATTTACTTGTAGTAGATGATGCGGGATGTGAATTTATCAAAAATTTTGAAATCATCCAGACGCCATTTATCACAACTGATTTACCACCGGAGCTGCAGTTGGATTTAGGATCTGAAGAACGGTTGTTGTTGACCATTAACATCGATCCTTCCAAAATTAAATCAGTAGAGTGGTCACCGGTTGTCGGATTGAGTTGCAGCGATTGTCTGAATCCTGTTGCAAAACCATTGGTCAATACAGACTACACGGTCAAAGTTATCGATGAGAATGGATGTGCATCCATTTCACTCATTAAAGTAAAAGTTAAAACACCGGATGTCTATGTTCCGAATGTGTTTGCACCGAATGGAGACAATATCCACGATCGTGTTTTTGTGTACGGACCCGACAATGAAGTAATAAAAATTAATGTATTTCAAATCTTTGACCGATGGGGAGAAAAAGTATTCGAAATAAAAAATACTTTTCCTAATCTTCCGGATCATGGATGGGATGGAAATTTTAAAGGTCAGAAATGCAACCCGGGAGTTTATGTATACTGGGTGGAAGTTGAGGCATTGAATGGTAAAAAATGGACCCTTAAGGGTGATATAACATTACTAAGATAA